The following nucleotide sequence is from Basilea psittacipulmonis DSM 24701.
TTAATTGAGCGTTTTGTTCGCAAGTTCATCGCCAAAGCTGGTTTGTGCACGAACACCTAAGCTAGCTTGTGCATGGTGACTGTCTATGGTCATGGGGATACAATCAGCTTATACAGGAACACCCAAGCTGGCTTGTGCATGGTGGCTATTAGGCTTAAAAGTTTGGAAATATCGGGCTAGGCATAAAAAAACACCTAAGATAAAAAATACCTTAGGTGTTTCATTTATTTATTCTTTCTCATCATAACCAGCAGGGTATTGATGTTGCCATTGTAAGGTGTGCTTCATCATATCTGCCAAAGTATAACGGCATTGCCAGTTTAATTCGCGATACGCTTTGCTTGCGTCCGCATAACAAGTGGCAATATCGCCCGCACGACGAGGCTGGATTTTGTAAGGAAGTGGTTTTTGGCTTACGGATTCAAAAGCTTGAATAATCTGCAAGACAGAAAATCCTTGACCGGTACCCAAGTTATAAACATAAAAACCTGCTTGAGGATTGTGTTCCAAAGCTGCCAAATGACCAGAAGCCAAATCCATCACGTGAATATAGTCTCGAACTCCCGTTCCATCAATCGTAGGATAATCATTACCAAATACATTTAAATAGGGGAGTCGTCCAGCATAAACTCTGGATATATAAGGCAGTAAATTATTCGGGATACCTTTTGGATCTTCTCCCAACATACCACTCGGATGTGCACCGATAGGATTAAAATATCTCAAAACAGAAACTTTAAGATGAGGGTAAGCTTTTTGTGTGTCTTCTAAAATCCGCTCAACCATATATTTGCTTGTGCCATATGGATTCGTTGTATTGCCAGTCGGTAAGTTTTCATGCAAAGGCATCACTTCGCTGAATCCATACACCGTTGCTGACGAGCTAAAAACGATTTCGTTAACCTGTGCTTTTTTCATCGCTTCCAACAGCACCAATATCCCTGTGACATTATTGTCATAGTAAAGAATAGGCTTTTCAACGCTTTCGCCAACCGCTTTCAATCCCGCAAAATGAATCACGGCATCAATCTGATAGGTCTCAAATAGCTGATCTAATACCTTTTGATCACGCACATCACCTTGAATAAACGTTAAATCGTTTTGTTTTTCGGGATACAAAGCCTGTAAATGTTTTAAAACTTTTGGACTGGCATTACTTAAATTATCCAATAAAACAACATGATAACCTTTATCTAATAGACAAGTAGCGGTATGTGAACCAATAAATCCCAAACCACCCGTTAATAAGATACGTTTAGACATAAAAAGCCTCATTGATCAATCTAACGCACATTATAAAGGTATCAATAAAATAATCAAAGCATAATGTAAAAATGTAAATATGGAATATTAGAAGTTTAAGAAATATTAGAAGACGTTAAGTTTGAAAAATATTAGAAGACATTAATAAGGCTTAAAGCATAAAATTTAAATGCCTTAAAAATGTATATCAATAAAATAATCAAAGCATAATGTAAAAATCAAAATATGGAATATTAGAAGCTTGAGAAATATTAGAAGACGTTAATAAGGCTTAAAGCATAAAATTTAAATGCATTAAAAACGTATATCAAAAGTAAAAGAAAGCTTAGGGTATAGGGTATAGGGTAGCTTGGGATTTCTAATAATCACCCATTTTAATATTTATATTATTCGTATAATGTATATTATGTTAAATTAGATAGATCGATTTATAGGGATACTATCAATATACGCCACCCAGTATTCACCTCTGGTACTAAAGGAACGTGTTCACTGCTCATCTCGTATTTATCACTCATCAGCACCATCTATTCACTTTTCATCCGTACGAGTCATTGAGGACATGGGAATCAGGTCTCTACGTTTCATATCGTCCCAACAGGCTTGAACATCTTTTTTGTGAACCCAATATCCCTTTTGACGTAAAACATACGTTAAAACGCGTGTGCTATGAATAGTACGTTCATTTAAACTTTTTTGGATTTCCGATTCCAACAGAACATCACCAAAGACTAATTTTTTCCCTTTGTTTTTATAATTGTAATAAGTGCTTTTGGAAATACCGTACAGTCCTAGCAAATAATCCAAAGAATAAATACCTAATAATGAGGTGATGTGTTTGACGCACTCAGCAGTATCCATCTCAATCAGATGCCCACTTTGTTTTAGTTGACTGTAAATCTGTGCTTTTAAAATATTAATGTCTTCCAGCAATTCCTCTCTGGTTTTTTCACTATCTGGTTTGTTTAATAAGCGTTTGACCAGATCTTCGTACTCTCGTTTCATGATACAACCTCCCTTTTCTCATTACTTTATATTATTTTTTTTATAAATACATGAAAACAAAAATAAACTAGGGTTTCTACCAAGATGAAGACAAAAAAATACTCGCACCCTATTATCAAGTGCGAGTATATAAGTGAATTGGTAGGCCCTGCGGGACTTGAACCCGCGACCAACGGATTATGAGTCCGCTGCTCTAACCAACTGAGCTAAAGGCCCAATTTGTACAAAGTCTCTATTTTACAAGAAACCTTTTAATTTGTCAGCTCGACTAGGATGTCTAAGCTTACGAAGTGCTTTCGCTTCGATTTGACGAATACGTTCACGAGTCACATCAAACTGTTTACCGACTTGTTCCAAAGTCTGTGGCGAGCTGATACCAATACCAAAACGCATACGTAGGACTTTCGCTTCTCTTGGCGTTAAAGAATCTAACACTTCTTTAATCGCTTCACGCATCGATTCATACTGAGCCGATTCTACAGGAGACATGGTATTCGTGTCTTCCAAGAAATCGCCTAAATGCGAATCATCGTCATCCCCAACAGGTGTTTCCATCGATACAGGGTCTTTGGCGATTTTTAGGATCTTACGAACCTTATCTTCACTTAACCCTGTCTTCTGTGCAATAACAGATGGATCGGGCTCTGAACCTGTTTCCTGCAAAATCTGTCGTCTGATACGCGTGATTTTATTGATCGTTTCGATCATATGAACAGGAATACGAATAGTACGAGCATAATCCGCAATCGCACGCGTAATCGCTTGACGTATCCACCAAGTAGCGTAGGTTGAGAACTTGTAACCACGACGGTATTCAAACTTATCAACCGCTTTCATCAAACCGATATTACCCTCTTGAATCAAATCCAAGAACGATAAACCACGGTTAGTATACTTTTTGGCAATAGAAATGACAAGACGTAAGTTGGCCTCAATCATCTCTTTTTTCGCGTTTTTCGCTTTCGTTTCGCCAGTAACCATGCGTTTATTAACGTCTTTTAGATCTTTAATCGGTAGGTAAACTTCTTTTTCCAAATCGATAAGTTTCTGTTGTAATTCTTGGATATCTGGCGTGGTACGTTCCAAAACATCCGCGTAAGGAGGTTTTTTCGCCAATTGGTTTTTCACCCAGTTCATATCCGTTTCATGGTCAACGAACGTGGCGATAAACGTCGCACGAGGCATGCCAACACGATCCACACATAGG
It contains:
- the galE gene encoding UDP-glucose 4-epimerase GalE: MSKRILLTGGLGFIGSHTATCLLDKGYHVVLLDNLSNASPKVLKHLQALYPEKQNDLTFIQGDVRDQKVLDQLFETYQIDAVIHFAGLKAVGESVEKPILYYDNNVTGILVLLEAMKKAQVNEIVFSSSATVYGFSEVMPLHENLPTGNTTNPYGTSKYMVERILEDTQKAYPHLKVSVLRYFNPIGAHPSGMLGEDPKGIPNNLLPYISRVYAGRLPYLNVFGNDYPTIDGTGVRDYIHVMDLASGHLAALEHNPQAGFYVYNLGTGQGFSVLQIIQAFESVSQKPLPYKIQPRRAGDIATCYADASKAYRELNWQCRYTLADMMKHTLQWQHQYPAGYDEKE